From the genome of Aricia agestis chromosome 9, ilAriAges1.1, whole genome shotgun sequence, one region includes:
- the LOC121730385 gene encoding toll-like receptor Tollo produces MRVRVREILLLAACTLALSDAASKEKKNKDSDNLLLQYEDDYDAADDQEILFSEDRPCPRDCICNVSQGYRTAKCNRLEIGTQKFGDDITDLVIENADPDQPISLDDFIFKRLGLHQIATVKIVNSTISYVGANAFHGLHELYAVNLSNNKLKSLHPETFANNKKLLLLTLSNNPLKFPAPGSQDYFLNASSVQELDISYCNMKYITSNTVKNMPGLMYLNLAGNDLSDMEADTFKSLLDLEELDLSDNNIKSLPDEIFNENTELATLHIQRNPIDSVYGLQISDLLTLNAGQTNIKFVGPSMFNGMTYIANLNLSGNNIEKIHNQAFHKLVELNYLDLSYNDLDFVSSILIKENIELDIFKISNNPRLKHLPSEGFNCSVEQFNIYLFDASNCGLEEIYDDSLKTFTALSQINLSKNNIKSISSKVFSRCSKLVDINLSYNSLTTLDGKVFEKNKDLQKLNLQGNPLKLLSAEIFISTPVLNWLDISHGELTAMWTMEKNTPTTVLSALSYLNVSHNRITEIKKTELEGLTKLRTLDISHNMLACSREFENIMSLLNDRKVSPNANALSIANMGKDAKDESENYSWESLTKKVCGTVISHPVEHLPPVSDEEIWERIDKGTEDFDLKDTLDDDKVADDSKVTSPAPTTKSVDDDADDDADEDEDDEADDEEDDDSEEDYDDDENVDLKVKLIEKTTAKPTEATQKDKVKIDIKLLENDSLYDDLEPEVYVQATMRNDDHGHYDYLWPIMITVLGAILLLIIIAKMVMVACSRRSRQVRYNSAIIAAMSNQGRTKKDCGLVYQQLSEDLTGPTTPKLNRYAPLHNVTINASNMYESSQFHHNNIVPEAV; encoded by the coding sequence ATGAGGGTGAGGGTGCGGGAGATTTTGCTCCTGGCAGCATGCACGCTGGCGCTGAGCGACGCCGCCAGCAAAGAGAAGAAGAACAAGGATTCAGACAACCTGCTTTTACAGTACGAAGACGACTATGACGCAGCCGACGATCAGGAGATCCTCTTCAGCGAGGACAGGCCGTGCCCCAGAGACTGCATATGCAACGTTTCCCAAGGATACAGAACTGCCAAGTGCAATCGTCTCGAAATCGGCACACAAAAGTTCGGAGACGACATCACCGATCTCGTCATCGAGAACGCTGATCCCGACCAGCCGATATCCTTGGACGACTTCATCTTCAAGAGGCTAGGACTCCACCAGATCGCCACAGTCAAAATTGTCAACAGCACAATTAGTTATGTCGGTGCCAACGCCTTCCACGGCCTGCACGAGCTGTACGCCGTGAACCTGTCCAACAACAAGCTGAAGAGTCTCCACCCGGAAACTTTCGCTAACAACAAGAAGCTTCTGCTTTTGACCCTCTCGAATAACCCCCTGAAGTTCCCAGCACCCGGATCGCAGGACTACTTCCTGAATGCATCCTCGGTGCAAGAGCTGGACATCTCATACTGTAACATGAAATACATTACGTCTAATACCGTGAAGAATATGCCCGGCCTTATGTACTTGAACCTCGCCGGCAACGACCTATCGGATATGGAGGCCGATACCTTCAAGTCCCTCCTGGATCTGGAGGAGTTGGACCTGAGCGACAACAACATCAAATCTCTCCCCGATGAAATCTTCAACGAGAATACCGAGCTTGCGACGCTCCACATTCAGAGAAACCCGATCGATTCAGTCTATGGTCTACAAATCTCGGACCTTTTGACCCTCAATGCTGGACAGACCAACATCAAATTTGTGGGACCATCCATGTTCAATGGCATGACTTACATCGCCAACCTCAATCTCAGCGGAAATAACATTGAAAAGATCCATAACCAAGCCTTCCACAAACTCGTCGAACTGAACTACCTTGACCTTTCATACAACGACTTGGACTTCGTTTCGAGCATCCTTATCAAGGAAAATATCGAGTTAGACATCTTTAAGATCTCAAACAACCCGAGACTCAAACACTTGCCTTCGGAAGGTTTCAACTGCTCCGTTGAACAGTTCAACATCTATCTGTTCGACGCATCCAACTGCGGTCTCGAGGAAATCTACGACGATTCGCTGAAGACCTTCACCGCTCTTTCACAAATCAACCTCTCCAAGAACAACATCAAATCTATCAGCAGCAAAGTATTCTCACGATGCTCCAAATTGGTCGACATCAATCTTTCCTACAACTCTCTGACAACCTTAGACGGTAAAGTATTCGAAAAGAACAAGGACCTGCAGAAACTTAACCTCCAAGGCAATCCATTGAAACTGCTCTCAGCTGAAATCTTCATCAGCACCCCAGTCCTCAACTGGCTTGACATTAGTCACGGTGAATTAACTGCTATGTGGACCATGGAAAAGAACACCCCAACTACCGTACTCAGTGCTTTGAGCTACCTCAACGTTTCTCACAACAGAATCACCGAAATCAAGAAGACCGAATTGGAGGGTCTGACTAAACTCCGGACTCTCGACATCAGCCACAACATGTTAGCTTGCAGTCGCGAGTTCGAGAACATTATGTCCCTGCTGAACGACCGCAAAGTCTCACCGAACGCAAACGCTCTTAGCATCGCTAACATGGGCAAGGACGCCAAGGACGAGTCGGAGAACTACAGCTGGGAATCCCTCACCAAGAAGGTATGCGGTACAGTTATCTCACACCCCGTCGAGCATCTGCCGCCGGTATCGGACGAGGAGATCTGGGAGAGAATCGACAAGGGCACCGAGGACTTCGATCTGAAGGACACTCTTGACGACGATAAAGTCGCGGACGATTCTAAGGTCACCAGCCCGGCTCCTACCACCAAGTCTGTCGACGACGATGCCGACGACGACGCAGACGAGGACGAGGACGACGAGGCGGACGACGAGGAGGACGACGACTCCGAGGAGGACTACGACGACGACGAAAACGTCGATCTCAAGGTCAAGCTGATCGAGAAGACCACTGCGAAACCCACAGAAGCCACACAGAAGGACAAAGTAAAGATCGACATCAAGCTGCTGGAGAACGACAGCTTGTACGACGACTTAGAGCCAGAAGTATACGTGCAGGCGACCATGAGGAACGACGACCACGGCCACTACGACTATCTATGGCCGATCATGATCACAGTGCTCGGTGCCATCCTGCTCCTGATCATCATCGCCAAAATGGTGATGGTGGCGTGCAGCAGAAGAAGCAGACAGGTTAGATACAACAGTGCCATTATTGCTGCCATGAGTAACCAGGGCCGCACGAAGAAAGACTGCGGGCTGGTCTACCAGCAGCTGTCTGAAGACCTCACTGGCCCAACCACGCCCAAGCTGAACCGCTATGCCCCCCTCCATAATGTCACCATCAACGCCTCCAACATGTACGAAAGCAGTCAATTCCATCACAACAATATTGTCCCCGAAGCGGTGTAA